The following is a genomic window from Candidatus Hydrogenedentota bacterium.
GAGCCTTTTTGCCCTTGCGGATCTGGTACAGCGGCGGCTGGGCAATGTAGAGGTGCCCGCGGCGAATCAGGTCCGGCATCTGGCGGAAAAAGAACGTGAGGAGCAGCGTGCGAATGTGCGCGCCGTCCACGTCCGCATCGGTCATGATAATGATCTTGTGGTAGCGCAGCTTGCTGATGTCGAAATCCGTATCGCCGAAGCCCGTGCCGAGCGCCGTAATCAGCGAGCGAATTTCGTTGTTGCTCAGCATCTTGTCGATGCGCGCCTTCTCCACGTTCAGCACCTTACCGCGCAGCGGAAGGATGGCCTGGAAGCGCCGGTCCCGGCCCTGCTTGGCCGAACCACCGGCCGAGTCACCCTCGACGATAAAGATTTCGCAGAGCGCCGGATCTTTTTCCGAACAATCGGCCAACTTGGCCGCCTGGCCGATGGAGTCCAGTGCGCCCTTGCGCCGGGTCAGGTCGCGGGCCTTGCGGGCCGCCTCCCGCGCGCGCGCCGCCTCCAGCGTCTTGTTGATAATCCGGTTGGCGGTGGTGGGGTTCTCTTCAAAGTGGGTCTGGAGCCCTTCATACACCAGCGAATTCACGATACCCTGGATTTCGCTGTTGCCCAGCTTCGTCTTGGTCTGGCCTTCAAACTGGGGATCGTGCAGGCGCACGGAAATAATCGCCGTGAGGCCTTCCCGCGCGTCGTCGCCCGAGAGGGCCGCCATCTGCTTTTTCAGCAGGTTGTTCTTCTTGGCGTAGTCGTTCAGGCTCTTGGTAAGCGCCGCGCGGAAACCGCTCAGGTGCGTGCCGCCCTCGTGGGTGTTGATGTTGTTCGCGAAGGTCGAAAGCGTCTCGGTGTACACCGTCGTGTACTGCATGGCCACTTCCACCTCAACGCCATCTTTGGCCAGTTCCAGGTAGATGGGCTTGCGGTGCAGCGGCTCTTTGTTCCGGTTGATATACGCCACATACTCGACAATACCGCCCTTGTACTGCATCACTTCCGGTTCGTCGACCGTGCGCTCGTCTTCGAAGACAATCTTGATGCCCTTGTTCAGGAAGGCCAACTCGCGGAGGCGGCTGCGGAGGATTTCCGCGTTGTACTCGGAAACCTCAAAGATCTCGGTATCGGGCATGAAGGTAATCTTGGTGCCCGTCGTCTTGGCCTTGCCCTTGGTCTCCAGCTTGCCCTTGGGCTTGCCGCGCTCGAAGGTCATGCCGTAGACGT
Proteins encoded in this region:
- the gyrB gene encoding DNA topoisomerase (ATP-hydrolyzing) subunit B, whose amino-acid sequence is MAKDSYDGSSIQVLEGLEAVRKRPGMYIGDTSTRGLHHLVYEVVDNSVDEALAGYCNQINVSIHIDNSITVVDNGRGIPVDLHPKFKGKTALEVVLTVLHAGGKFDNESYKVSGGLHGVGVSCVNALSAWLEVEVKRDGNVYGMTFERGKPKGKLETKGKAKTTGTKITFMPDTEIFEVSEYNAEILRSRLRELAFLNKGIKIVFEDERTVDEPEVMQYKGGIVEYVAYINRNKEPLHRKPIYLELAKDGVEVEVAMQYTTVYTETLSTFANNINTHEGGTHLSGFRAALTKSLNDYAKKNNLLKKQMAALSGDDAREGLTAIISVRLHDPQFEGQTKTKLGNSEIQGIVNSLVYEGLQTHFEENPTTANRIINKTLEAARAREAARKARDLTRRKGALDSIGQAAKLADCSEKDPALCEIFIVEGDSAGGSAKQGRDRRFQAILPLRGKVLNVEKARIDKMLSNNEIRSLITALGTGFGDTDFDISKLRYHKIIIMTDADVDGAHIRTLLLTFFFRQMPDLIRRGHLYIAQPPLYQIRKGKKAQYVSTEAEFEQFIFDGVLDTVKVSSSTSNGKGVQSKVLLRAFRAAQDRRKMLARLHRVYGVDEAAVYKCMELPRELLHDASQLSAAQLAEIFGPNAQIVNMAEEQAELEGMPEDLVNGKSKRVRQAGQIDLAFMKSHEFSAMLTHMEPLKAVGEAPFTVEPNKGSESSDTFQTDDLLDLYNRLKEIGSKGMHIQRYKGLGEMNAEQLLETTMDPENRTLLKVMAEDEATASEMFVTLMGDLVEPRKEFIEKHAPEVQNLDI